In Podospora pseudopauciseta strain CBS 411.78 chromosome 3, whole genome shotgun sequence, one genomic interval encodes:
- a CDS encoding hypothetical protein (EggNog:ENOG503P7BM) translates to MLKAARRRATSTAQDAGVKVDGRETHGPTAPSTVQGPGSVSDPRDTTSTSSRQPSRPVVQNADIPPIAFPGGRNPYLDRPLPIPPRPKTPSNKTSTAVAAAVAVNTVPPVMPARPSTSSGPSSKAAAGSRPNFDKRQSRDDMALNMGSKGKGLQPYIIGVKGSGPFTPESSPGRMRAPSPAPNFSVPSRVMTPESFHSGEIPIGMALGSPTQVVGYAGSWNGSTQNIGYQAQVEANVQRSPSPPPVQKTSEPTVQRTKTQKRRLFGSLFGRKHAEPAKTMETAEANQSTVSITVTGPAEDNVPTRSKTVSGKKAPKHKPIVVRSNTLKETSSQQDLRRTEEQLNSLQPLPGSSPSKAPMLLDLEIPDVRLERYSIMFSGVLNPSGMTSPQSKSSLLERRQATLEKLKTIKDQEEEERIRPRRATSPQPMKSPGFTLFPQAMSSTNSLAPPPRKLQRSNTSPSVLPSPARANFFSTQEGSPEAAKKERKTVRIVSPRAMDEINRAAQVEKLREQQQAQLNPLRQPPPTTNPFYFGPNNSALILDSPVSFATTSSLADEDYEPLSARAAVTAIPLRPAVPEPTWTMISPPSSSSDSSKQSAASSVTTSPSLDTLRPLEHKPKVPPVEEDDVALKAAVEISIARQISISRQQRNMLRPLGQGATMSSSAKSGAIRGRSATVGGGRVQVEILKRGTKLGVPMVVNGGENRRSELVEVVDP, encoded by the coding sequence ATGTTGAAAGCGGCTAGGCGCCGTGCCACCTCAACAGCCCAAGATGCAGGAGTTAAGGTCGACGGTCGAGAAACGCACGGTCCGACGGCCCCCTCCACAGTCCAAGGACCAGGATCTGTATCAGATCCGCGCGATACAACAAGCACCAGCTCCAGACAGCCCAGCCGTCCAGTTGTTCAAAATGCAGACATCCCCCCCATCGCGTTTCCCGGAGGGCGGAACCCCTATCTTGACCGTCCTCTCCCCATTCCTCCCCGGCCCAAAACACCCTCCAACAAAACATCTACGgccgttgctgctgccgtgGCAGTCAACACAGTCCCGCCTGTCATGCCGGCGAGGCCAAGTACCTCTTCAGGACCATCCAGCAAGGCGGCTGCTGGCTCAAGACCAAATTTTGACAAACGACAGTCCAGGGACGACATGGCTTTGAACATGGGctccaagggcaaggggcTCCAGCCATATATCATTGGCGTCAAGGGATCTGGACCCTTTACACCCGAGTCTAGTCCAGGCAGAATGAgagcaccatcaccggcaCCCAACTTTTCAGTTCCTTCTCGGGTCATGACGCCAGAGTCTTTTCACTCTGGGGAGATTCCCATCGGTATGGCTTTGGGTAGTCCCACACAGGTTGTCGGCTATGCTGGGAGTTGGAATGGCTCCACTCAGAACATAGGCTACCAAGCACAGGTCGAGGCAAACGTTCAGagatcaccatcaccgccgccagtACAGAAGACGTCAGAGCCCACGGTTCAAAGGACGAAGACTCAAAAGAGGAGGCTGTTCGGGTCGTTATTTGGGAGGAAGCATGCCGAGCCAGCAAAGACGATGGAGACCGCCGAAGCAAACCAAAGTACTGTGTCGATCACGGTTACTGGTCCTGCAGAAGACAATGTCCCGACAAGAAGCAAAACAGTTAGCGGCAAAAAGGCCCCGAAACACAAGCCTATCGTGGTTAGGTCCAACACTTTGAAGGAAACCTCATCCCAACAAGACCTGAGAAGGACAGAAGAGCAGTTGAACAGCTTACAGCCATTGCCGGGAAGCTCTCCCTCCAAAGCGCCCATGTTGCTAGACCTGGAGATCCCAGACGTCAGGTTAGAACGCTACAGCATCATGTTCAGCGGCGTCTTGAACCCCAGCGGCATGACATCACCACAGTCCAAATCCTCGTTGTTGGAAAGACGACAAGCGACGTTGGAAAAGCTGAAGACGATCAAGgaccaagaggaagaagaaaggaTACGACCTCGGCGTGCCACATCCCCGCAACCCATGAAATCTCCAGGattcaccctcttcccccagGCCATGTCCTCGACCAACTCgctcgctcctcctccacggaAACTTCAGCGATCCAACACCTCGCCTTCGGTTCTCCCATCACCAGCCAGAGCAAACTTTTTCAGCACCCAAGAAGGCTCACCAGAGGCGGCGAAAAAAGAGCGCAAAACAGTCAGGATCGTTTCGCCGCGAGCGATGGACGAGATCAACCGTGCGGCTCAAGTTGAAAAGCTCCGTGAGCAGCAACAAGCCCAGCTAAACCCACtccgccaacctccaccaacaacaaaccccTTCTACTTTGGACCCAATAACTCggccctcatcctcgactCACCTGTCAGCTTCgccacaacctcctccctcgccgacGAGGATTACGAGCCGTTATCAGCCAGAGCAGCAGTAACTGCCATCCCGCTCCGCCCCGCAGTGCCAGAGCCAACATGGACGATGatttcccctccctcctcctcgtcagatAGCTCCAAGCAGTCGGCTGCCTCGTCAGTAACTACCAGTCCCTCCCTCGATACTTTACGGCCCTTGGAGCACAAGCCAAAAGTGCCGCcagtggaagaagacgacgtTGCTCTCAAGGCAGCAGTTGAAATCTCGATAGCGAGACAGATTAGTATCTCCCGACAACAGAGGAATATGCTCCGGCCGCTCGGGCAAGGGGCGACAATGTCGAGTTCTGCAAAGTCGGGGGCGATAAGGGGGAGGAGCGCGacggtgggaggggggagggttcAGGTGGAGATTTTGAAGAGGGGGACGAAACTTGGGGTGCCGATGGTGGTGAACGGGGGGGAGAATAGGAGGAGTgagttggtggaggttgttgatccTTAG
- the PFY1 gene encoding profilin, required for normal timing of actin polymerization in response to thermal stress (COG:Z; EggNog:ENOG503P5G2), with translation MSWQAYVDSSLVGSGHIDKAAIVSAAGDSTWAATPGFTVSPSEITSIISILNETDKSNGPAATKAFAEGIHVGGERYVATRNEDRHVYGRQGRTGICIVKTKQAILVGHYGENAQAGNATQTVEALADYLIGLGY, from the exons ATGTCCTGGCAAG cttATGTTGACTCGAG CCTCGTCGGCTCCGGCCACATCGACAAAGCCGCCATCGTCAGCGCCGCCGGCGACAGCACTTGGGCCGCGACCCCCGGCTTCACC GTCTCTCCCTCAGAAAtaacctccatcatctccatcctcaacgAAACCGACAAGTCCAACGGCCCCGCTGCCACCAAGGCCTTCGCCGAGGGCATCCACGTCGGCGGAGAGCGCTACGTTGCCACCCGCAACGAGGACCGCCACGTCTACGGCCGCCAGGGGAGGACGGGCATCTGCATCGTCAAGACCAAACAGGCCATCCTCGTCGGCCACTACGGCGAGAACGCCCAGGCCGGCAACGCCACCCAGACGGTCGAGGCGCTGGCTGATTACCTGATTGGTCTTGGTTATTAA
- the GOT1 gene encoding Golgi Transport (EggNog:ENOG503P422; COG:P), with the protein MMWLSDSQKVGVAFCSGGGFFLIGGVLLFFDRAMLAMGNILFLIGLTIIIGPAKTAVFFARRQKIQGTLAFFSGLTLIFLRWPLIGFLIELYGILILFGDFLGTILGFARNIPVVGPYVGMLVDRTGLGARRNAELPV; encoded by the exons ATGATGTGGTTATCAGACTCGCAGA AGGTCGGAGTGGCCTTCTGCTCAGGCGGCGGCTTCTTTCTCATAGGGGGTgtactcctcttcttcgacAGAGCCATGCTCGCAATGGGCAAT ATCCTCTTCCTGATCGGCCTAACAATCATCATCGGCCCTGCCAAAACAGCCGTATTTTTCGCCCGCCGACAGAAAATCCAAGGAACTCTCGCCTTCTTTTCCGGCCTGACGTTGATTTTCCTCCGGTGGCCTCTGATCGGTTTTCTTATCGAGCTGTACGGGATTTTGATCTTGTTTGGGGACTTTTTGGGGACGATTCTCGGGTTTGCGAGGAATATTCCCGTTGTTGGGCCGTATGTGGGCATGTTGGTTGACAGGACGGGCTtgggggcgaggaggaatgCTGAGTTGCCTGTTTAG
- a CDS encoding hypothetical protein (COG:S; BUSCO:EOG09264I14; EggNog:ENOG503P226), translated as MASQNPEVLAAQAAHTALLEQLDIHSIHKTFRNPHWRPNQRRNKNIKTILGDAQKKEASVIATPQDASGAATPKDQNDDGLSTSGTSTPASSGGNSLQPNLAQASRSLSKLVLEKSLNNNNNNKQGNGNGNGATSSAPIPTYTNIEGAPSLAPQKRYCDVTGLPAPYIDPKTRLKYHNREVFGMIRSLPNGVGEQFLEARGAQTILK; from the coding sequence ATGGCATCACAGAACCCCGAAGTCCTCGCCGCGCAAGCAGCCCACACAGCCCTCCTCGAGCAACTCGACATCCACTCCATCCACAAGACCTTCCGCAACCCACACTGGCGCCCCAACCAGCGCCGCAACAAGAACATCAAGACCATTCTCGGCGACGCCCAAAAGAAGGAAGCTTCCGTGATCGCTACCCCCCAAGACGCCAGCGGCGCCGCGACTCCAAAAGACCAAAACGACGACGGCCTCTCAACGAGTGGGACGTCTACACCTgccagcagcggcggcaacaGCCTTCAACCCAACCTCGCCCAGGCGTCGAGGAGCTTGTCGAAGCTGGTGCTGGAAAAGTCAttaaacaacaacaacaacaacaagcaagGTAATGGAAACGGCAACGGAGCCACGTCCTCTGCCCCAATCCCAACATACACCAACATCGAAGGCGCTCCAAGTCTAGCTCCACAGAAGCGATACTGCGACGTCACTGGTCTACCAGCACCATACATTGACCCCAAGACGAGACTAAAGTATCACAACCGGGAGGTGTTTGGGATGATTCGATCTCTGCCCAATGGCGTAGGGGAGCAATTCTTGGAAGCCAGAGGGGCTCAGACGATACTGAAATAG
- the DAD4 gene encoding DASH complex subunit dad4 (COG:S; EggNog:ENOG503P5Z2): MESPHEHQQNLLLSRIITNVEKLNESILVMNKTLQDINIQNMNIELVAQMFKNYQSNVLFHLEATDNLKDPA, encoded by the exons ATG GAAAGTCCACACGAGCATCAGCAGAACCTCCTGCTGTCGCGCATTATCACCAATGTT GAGAAACTGAACGAGTCCATTCTTGTCATGAACAAGACCCTTCAA GACATCAACATTCAGAACATGAACATTGAGCTGGTAGCCCAAATGTTCAAGAATTACCAGTCCAATGTCCTTTTCCATCTCGAGG CTACGGACAACTTGAAAGACCCGGCGTGA